In bacterium BMS3Abin08, a single window of DNA contains:
- a CDS encoding helix-turn-helix domain protein, protein MKNNLEERNMEFLTILEVAQILKTHTNTIYKMCREGRLPCVKIGKEWRIDRTKLAEFMESGTKQQKTEDPLLGVVGNALKGGHVLGVFTEQDNIAEFELEFFKAAPKNGRRLLKACWWQHPDDVRQYLAQGGFPIEEMEASGSFVIADLGKIFCSSGPISAAEIWIAVAKDALKHGFKGLIGSGSPHFNCCGSHSALLEFEGALDKGLKGLPVAGVCSYFMDKDVPGAFSKFVDLVAEHDRFFIKTKDREIFARDISSFA, encoded by the coding sequence ATGAAAAATAATCTGGAGGAAAGGAATATGGAATTCCTAACGATACTGGAAGTTGCTCAAATTCTTAAAACACATACGAATACCATTTATAAGATGTGCCGGGAAGGTCGTTTGCCGTGTGTGAAAATAGGTAAGGAGTGGCGTATCGATCGTACTAAATTAGCAGAGTTCATGGAGAGCGGAACCAAGCAACAGAAGACAGAGGACCCGCTTCTCGGGGTTGTTGGCAATGCCCTTAAAGGCGGCCATGTTCTTGGTGTTTTTACTGAGCAGGATAATATTGCCGAGTTTGAATTGGAATTTTTTAAAGCAGCACCGAAAAATGGGCGACGGTTACTTAAAGCTTGCTGGTGGCAGCATCCTGATGATGTGCGTCAGTACCTTGCCCAAGGTGGTTTTCCTATAGAGGAAATGGAAGCTTCCGGATCATTTGTTATTGCAGATTTGGGAAAGATCTTTTGCAGTTCCGGCCCAATCAGCGCAGCAGAGATTTGGATAGCGGTCGCCAAGGATGCCTTAAAGCATGGTTTTAAGGGGTTAATCGGTTCCGGCTCTCCACATTTCAACTGTTGCGGCAGCCACAGTGCTCTGTTGGAGTTTGAAGGCGCTTTAGATAAGGGATTAAAAGGTTTGCCGGTTGCCGGAGTTTGTTCTTACTTCATGGATAAGGATGTGCCGGGTGCCTTTTCAAAGTTTGTCGACCTCGTGGCTGAACATGACAGGTTTTTTATTAAGACAAAGGACAGAGAGATTTTTGCAAGGGATATAAGTTCATTTGCCTGA